TAACCCCagggttttgtttcattttaaatgTGCAGGAAATTCCAGCAACAACAGGAAACTGAGTCAAGGGATAAAGAGAAGCAACAATGGGTAAGGTTTGAAACCATTACAGTTGTCCTATTGGTCTGTGTCATTTTAACAAGCCTTCTGCACAGAGAGGTGCTGCGTCACTTGCCAAAATGATATGGCATCTGCTTCTGCAACTTTTCAACCTGTTAGTATCTCAGCGAATCTACAAATGCTGCTTATGTTAGACATGTGCAAGGCTTAGGAAGAGCCTGCTGTACTTTAAGTGCAACAGGGAAAGACTTCCTTGGTGATAAGAGTTGTGTGTTGGCTATTCTCTTAGGTAGGCTGCATGGCTAGTGGCAAGCAAGCTACAGCAAAGGTTGTGCTCCTCTGCTAAAGCCCCATTTCTCATTTCCCTGGAGCCCTGCTTCTGTTTGACCTTACTGTGAGTGGAGTAAGGGAGTCATCTTATGTTGCAGAGGGAGCAGGAAGAAGATCACAAGTTGCAAAAGAGTTTTCGAAGGAGTGAGTCTGTGGAGAAAGCTCAGGTACATTGGTGATGGCTTCTTGATGGTTTTGCTTCATTCTCAATCAAGAGCTAACAGCCACAACTCTGTAATTCCTTAGCATTAAATCAAGTTTGCATCTCTGAAATGGTCATCTTTGCAGTGCTTCTCAATGCATGCTTGGTCTGAATAACATCTATAACACTTCTAACTCAATATTGTCTCAGTTTTCTACTCTGAATGTTTTTGACAATGTTATGTAGTCCCATACTTACCAGATGGGGAGTGATAAACCACTCTGGAAGGTGGGAAATCTACCCCCTCAAAACCTATTATGGGTTTAGATATCCTGATCCGTCTTTCTGCCTTCTTATTGTTGATCTTAAGCTCGTCTCAAGGCAGTGAATAACTCATTCTGACTGTTACTGGTTCAAGGATGTGTGAATTACAAATTATGAAGCGGAGATATTGATGCTTCTGTTGTACAGGGGGAACAGCAGCTTCCAGAGTGTCCCTTTGTGATCACTTATTATTGTATATACAacctttcacttcttttttgctGTTAACCTCTTTCTTGAATCGCTATTCAGTTTTGAAGAGGTTTTTTGGTAAACTGCAGCACGGATGTTTTCACAATATCATGGCGAggaaaaaaagccacaaaaattCTCCATTGTGCTCTTCTCTGTACTTCCTGAAACTTCCATTGATCATTTTATTGGCACTGTATATGGAGCACAGGACTTCACTAAGTTTCTTTGCATGAAATTTTGGTCCTTCTCCTGACCTGCCACACCTATTGAACATCAAGAACCATATCATTCAGGGGAATTAATGACAATATAAATAAACCAACTGGTGAAAGACCAAATGCAATTAATATTCACAGTTCATATTTTCATGTAATCATTTTGCAGCGAGTAGACCATCCTCCAGGTGGAAATGGAGCTGTAATGTGTCTTCAAGAACAGCCTACGGGTCTTTTGCCAGCTGATTCTCAATTCCCGTTTTGTACACTAGACTTCCTCacgggcataattccataaactataataaaaatattaatattataCAAATTTACAATGGTCTACAACTGATTCTTACAGACTACAAAATCATCATAGAACATTATTGGCAAATACTCACTGGTCTCTTACAGTATACAAACGCATCAACCAGTTGGTGGGATTCGACGGAGCAACGCCGTAACAATCCCCTTACATTGTTATAGTCCACTGGTTATccaaatatttctgtgaatacgTGCCTTCGGGTTTAGTACCCATTAGCCTGAAGGTCCAGAATAATTTGAAAATCTGTCCATCAGTCATATGACCATAATTTTGTCTTCTGAATTTCCTTTAGTATTTGCTGCCTTGACTTTGAAATTGGATTGGGGGGACAGTCTTGGCTGATTTCTTCTTGCATGCACCTCTTCTTAGTCTTTTGCGAAGACAACGTAACTGATTGAATGTGGGACTTCAGATAATTTATTTTGTGCTCTTTCCTATGCTGCCATTGGTCTTCAGAGGAGCATGGGCAATCTCTTGGCTAAATGTTCTCTACACAAGGGTTTCTTGTACTTACCTTAGACTTGATCTGTTCAAATTCTACCccctctcttgtgtttctagatTAATGGGGGGTCTTCCCCAGTTTAACAAAATACCATTTACTACATTGTTCTTTCTGTGTGATCTCTGGTGGAGTTTAATTACGAGTAGGAAAATCCAAGTTGTTTCTTCGTTAATACTCCTCAATATTTACAGAGTATGCAAGCTTCTGCTACGTATGCGAGAGTGCAGTAAAAATGCCTACCAACAAGCCTTGTTCTCCCATTAATGCAGTCTTCTCTGAAAAGCAGGCAGGATGAACTGCATTATCTCAGACAATTCATATTATTTCTGCAATTGCAGGATAGATGGGAGCCGGAAGCAAGGCCTTAACTTCGATGCATGGAAGTTGATTTTTACCCTGGGGTAACTAACTATTTAGCTTAAATTACTGAAGTGTTTTTTTGTGTATGTGCAAGAACCTTTCTACTAAGTGTTTGTATGTTTGATTTTTTCCTGGTGAATGGGCTAGTGGTGAATCTGTATGAATCTTTAGATATTGGCAGCCCAAGGCATCACTCTTCCCTTCCTACAAAAGTTAGGTAGCAGCATTGGTAGCTGTTGCTaggtttccttccttctttctgcaCCCCCAGGTGATCATATATTATTGAGATTCAGtatctctttctctcctcacAGGAAGCAGCATCACTGATAGCGCAAAGATCAGTGAATCCCCGGGAACTCTTCAAACAAAGGGAGCGGTCCATGTCCTCAGAAGCAGCGGCCATCAATTCTCAGCCAGGTATCTAAAACAGGAAGAGAAATGCTCAGAAGCCTGTTACTTTCAAGGGGTAGAGCTTTCCAGTAGGCCATATTATGGGAATGGTGCTCGGGTGGTTCCATGTAAAAACATCAACTTCCTTGATGCACTGTGAATTTTGTTCGATATGGCTTTGAGTGAATGAAGGGATGTAAGGGTAGATCAATTCAAAGTGTATGGAGGATGCTTTTACATGGAACTCTCAGAGCATCATTCCTGTAATATGCTGCTATTCTTAGAATTCCAACCTTTCTGAGTTACTTTGAATGAGACAGGAGACAGGAGAGGAGTTCAGAATTATTGTCAGGTGTATTTAACAGTTTATCTGGAGCCCGCTGAGTGAATGGAAGTAAAAAACAATCTTTCTTGGTACCATCTCATGCATTTTGTACTGACTTGCCTCCTCTCCTAGGCAAGTTACGGAGCCCTTTTCTGCAGGAGAACACTCAAGCAGAAGCTCCGGTGTCCCCTGTCCGACCTGCTGTGCAAGATGTTCACCCTCCTCCTGTTGTTCATTCGTCTGTACATAACACACCTCCAGTCTCTTCTGTTCCTGAACTTGGTAAAACTGTTATGACAGGCCTTATTTCTGTTACTTGATTATCATAGGACTTTTTAAATAGTTGAAGGTCTTCTTGGAGTACTCTGTGGTCTGttgagcccccccccttttttgggggggggatgccatgacctggatggctcaggctagcccgACCTCATCTGATCTTGgcagctaagcaaggtcagccctggttagtacttgaatgggaaactggcaaggaagaccagggctgctacacggtggcaggcaatggcaaacaactgcTGCTTGtctcgtgccttgaaaaccctatggggtcactatAAATCATCTGTGATTTAACAGTACTTTACATAGAGAAGgcccctgacatggatagcccaggtgagcctgatctcgtcagatctcagaagctaagcagggtcggccttggttagtaattggatggaagacctccaagaagaccagggttgcagaggcaagcaatggcagaccctaccaaggggggggggggtctccataagttagctatgacttgagggcactttcctccacctccaCATAGAGAAGGAACCATCTCTGTCTCAAAGGAGTCCATAACCAACAAAATTAAATTTAATTCCTGCACAACTTTAAATCTATAGTTTCAAGGGTATTTTTGGTTAAAATATTTTGGTTTCTACCCAGTAAATACTTAAATAAGTAATTTTCCTTGTCATTGCATATTTGCGTTTTAATTGCATTGGGTTACTAGATTTTTCTTACTGTGGACTATCATGAGATGTTAAAGTACAATTCCCTCCCCTGCTTTCAATTTCCACAGTAAAGATTCTTTTACTCAGAGCTGCTTAGTTTCTCACTCATGATAACTGCAGCATAAGCTACTCTGTATCCTTTTCATTCATGGATACTTAAAACTATTTCTTCTGCAGGCTTACATACATGCCACTCATAGATATTTATACctgcctcttcccccctcccttctaaaTCACATTCCTTCTCCCCATTTGTGGTGATCTGCTTTCAGAAAGGATATTGCCAAGACTTTTTTTCCATATTTCCTCCCCCACCTTCAGTGTCGGTTGTAGCTCCTGGCCCTTTCACAGCTATGCATAAAAACCAAGGGTATTGTCATGTTACCAGTTATTCTTGTTACGTGGTATGGTCTGTGTTTTTCTAGCCTCTTATATATCTTGTCAGTGTTGTTCCTTGTCTGAAGAGGCTGAGTGGTTCTTGGATTTTTTCAAATCTGTGTTTCATTTTTGTCTCTATTGTGGAGTGTTCTTTGTTTTTATGTGGTGCACAGCATGTGTCCTAGACTGTACAGAGAACTGTATCTTTTGCTGTAGGGGAAAATGACAGTGTTTGCGTTTGAGATGATGATGTTGTCATCAGATCTGATTATGCATAGATTGTTTCAGGAAAAAGCAGGATTTGTCCATGTCTTAGTGGGAAATTAGAAGGAGAAGCAAGGAAAAGGCTGCTTTGTCTAACCAAAAGGAGAGAATAAAAAATAGGTGTAATTGCTCAGGTGGCTGAGCTAAACTGTCAGTGCTTTATGACCAAATGAGGAGCCAAAGGAAGATACTGCAAATGAATGGAGACTCGGTGGGTCTTTCAATAATCGTTTTCACTGGATGAATACTGGAGGCTGTTGTGTACTTGATTACATTGTATTTCTCGTGCACACTCCATTTTAAACAATTCatgaagcagcttacaacaagAAAAGAATAAAACCGCACTTCTAAGATCTAACAAGACAAGAGGAGCAATATAGAACTGTTGTTCTGGCCACTGCTCGGTGAAAGATGCCTCATTCTTTCTCCGTTTCCTTCTGCAGAATAGATCCAGAGTTTCAATGACAGACTCTGCATGCCATTACACACCCTTGTTTTCATAGCTAGATCCACTCTACAATAGCCAAAACAGACAAAAAACCCCTTTAAAATGCACGTTTGTGTGCTTGACTGAATAATTTTCTTGTAACAGCCTACAACTATTATTAAGTACTATATAATTCCTTTTACAGGGGTTGTAGTTCAGTGGTTGAATGCACATTTTGTTTTCAGAAGGTCCAAGGATCAGACTGTGTAATCTCCAGAGAAATTATTTCAGAACCTTTTTGTGCATGAAATTCTGGAGAACTGCATCTCATCAGAACAGATTATATGCTATGTGGGTGTAAtgacttgactcagtaaaaggcagctatGTGTATGTTCAAAAGACAATTCCCAATCTCTTAACACATAGGCTCATAATATAAAGAAACTTCTGAGATCTGCACTTAATCATCTCATCAAAGTGTGACAAAAACTTGCAGCTCAGACTGTGTAGCTAAAAGAAAGCAGAGGTGGAGCTAAAGTGAGTATATACATCCAGCCTTACCTAACAGAGAGACAAAAGACTTCTTAGGCCTATGAAATCATCTCTGATCCATTGCTCAAAAAAATGGGACAAACTTGTTTAGGCTTAGTGgcagagtgtctgttttgcctgtgGAAGGTAGCTGGTTCAGTTGCTTACATTTCTACTTAACAGgttaggtagtaggtgatgtgaaaaactttGAGACCCGGgtgagccactgccaatcagggTAGATGATGCTGACCTTCATACATCAGTGGTCTGTCTCAATATAGGGCAGATTTGTGTGTTCAAACCCTTTGCTTAATATGTAGACATAATGTTGGAGTTCCATCATACCATTGTTTAGTAGACTTCCTATACCATCTGAATGAGTTTCTGCTAACATTTATTAGCATCACTTTCCATACACTGAGACCATAACTTCCTTTTTGCCAGCTGGCTTTGTGTGCAATATAGGATGCCTCCAGTTCCCTTAAAGATGAAAATAGTTAGAAAAGTTTCCTTCACACAGTACTGACtggaggaaattaataataaacaTGTTAAATAGAATTACAAATACGTGTTCTGTTTTTTCCAGGTGATTCTGTCAGACAGGACAATTACAAACCAGCTCCTCCTGTCTTCCAACCAGAGGTGGAACAAGACGCTGTTTATGAGGAACCCCCTAGTGAACGAGTTATCTATGACGAGCCCCCTCAGGTTAGTTTCCTTATATGTGACCTCGGCTATGTGAAATAGTTTGAGTTTGTCTGTCACAAGACTCTTAAGAAGTTTTACCAAATTCAGACTTTGAATGATGGAAATCTCGGTTTGAAGCATAGCATTTTGGTATCGTTTCAAGTGAGGCCATTTCGCATTCAATATTTATTtaacactagcaacaaagtctgttgtggggaaaaaatacaacgggctgtagaaaggggaTGGCAGGCTGGCGGGCATTGCCTcgtcctctgtgactgatcccggctgggtgaagaggggcgggcattgccacctgctctgcgcctgatcccagacGGCTGAAGTGGGGGTCAGGCATTGCGCCTGATACTGGCCTGGTGAAgggaggtaggcattgccacctgctctgtacctgatcccagccaggtgaagggggacgggcattgccttctgctccacacttgatcccggctgggtgaagggggggtgggcaggatctcttgctccgtgcctgatccctgctgggtgaaggcaagaggagtgggcattcccacctgctccacgcctgatgttgactgggtaaagggggggggcattacctcctgtttcgtgcctgatcctggccgggtgaaagGGGGATGAGCATtccctcctgctccgtgcctgatcgtGGCCAGGTGAATGCgtagggtgggcattaccacctgctccgttcctgatcccggCTGCGTGAAGTGGGGGTGTGCATTaccgcctgctctgcacctgatcctgaccgggtgaagggggacgggcattgccgcctgctctgcacttgatcccagctgggtgaagggggacaggcattaccacttgctccgCGCCTGATTCAGTGACTtgacggggggggggcttgccaccagctgtgctcctaatcccagcctggtgaaggggggagcattgccacctgcgctgctcctgatcccgattgagtgaaagggggcaggcattgcctcctgttttgCGCCTGATTCTGTCTGGGTAAAGGAGAGTGGGCGTTGCTgcatgctctgcatctgatcccggctgggtgagggGCATAGCCATCTGTTCCACACTTGATTCTGGTAGGTTGAATGGGGGAGTTGCCACTTGcaccgctcctgatcctagctgggtgaatgggggtaggcatcgccacctgctccactcctgattccagctggatgatggcaggggcaggcattgccacctgctctgcgcctgatcccaggtgggggacggtgggggcgggcattgccacctgcttcacgcCTGGTCCCAGCTGAGTCAAGGGGgctgggtattgccatctgctccactcctgatcccagccaggtgaaggcagtgggtgggcattgctaccttctcccctcctgatcccagtggggggacaggcattgccacctggtccgctCTTGATCCAGGCcagttgaagggggtgggtgggcactgtctcctgctctgtgcctgtttCTGGCCATGTGAAGagcgggcgggcattgctgcctgctctgtgtctTGTTCTGGAGGATTGAAGgcagggcgggcattgctacttgctccactccttatcctgactgggtgaaggggggagtgggcattgcctcctgctatgcgtctgatccctgctgggtgaaggcaagcagtaggcattttcacctgctcctctcctgatcccagctgggtgaaggtgggggggggcacttgcaGTGTTATTAGTGCAAGGAAGCAATGAAAGTTCTTCATCGGCTTTAAGAGCAGTTTGAGGTAATGGTTAGGAAAAAAAGAGGATTGAACGACCAGCCAGTAGCTTTTCTTTAAAGGAGAAGGAATCCCCTCCCCCATCCATTCCTCAAGTTAATATAAAAAGGTGGGAGGTAGCTGTTTAATGAGTAGGAAGGTCAGAGGAAGCAAGTTAAGAAGGCCCATGGGAAGTACAGAGAGAACAAATTGTTGGCAGTTCCTACCAACAGAGTCTTAGATTACAGCTGTACTTGGGTGTCTTGCTTTACATTAACTGTTCTTCCATCTCCATCTCTGTCTTTTCCAATGCAATTACTGTGGTCTTTGCTTTTAACTATATTGTTAATTGCAGTGAGTACAAAATGGCATGTATGAGTTTTTCAGTTTATTAGATTTTAGCTGTACAATGTTTAAGTTTCAAAACTCCATCATAAGAGCATGGGCAGATTTGTTTTTATCTTAACATAGGGTGAAGGGAGAGCTTGCACAATTGTGGCCATAATAGCTGTTAGTGCTCTCTTGACATGCTTTATTTCATTCTGTTAACCTCTTTTAGGAACAGCCTGAAGACACTAATTATGACTATGCTGATAACTACCAACAGAACCTTAACCTAGAAGGAAAAGGTCTATGTGCTCGAGCTCTATATGACTATCAAGCTGGTACGTTCACCCTGGTTTGTTTTTTGTGTTTTGCCTCTGAGTATATTTTGGGAAGAGTTGCTGCTGCTTTCAGTATTGTGAACAGAATACGTATTTTAAAATCAAGGTCTGGGGTCTGCAAGTCACAGAGTGAGATTGTACAGGCTGATTGCAAACATGGTAAATTTATGCTGATAGTATCTGATAAGATTTTATTTAGCTGTTCTGTACTAGCAGAAGAATAAATGAACCCAGGTTATAGTCTGCGAACACACAATGCACAAACCTTGCTGGATCTGTTTTAGTTTCTGGATGGCAGGCTTACGGGGAACACATACGGGTTCCATGACAGGTAAAAGTCGGGATATAGTGTAATAAAGTATATGTTGTGGGAGGATGAAGTTTAGAATGGACAAGCAGGAAGCTATGGATAAGAATCTTTCTGGCTTCCAGACCCACTCATCCTCCAAGCTACGAATCCCCTTTTCAGTCTCTCCCCGCTCCCGTTTTATCTGTCACTATGGAGGctaaaaaccattttttaaaaaaggcagactGATTGTGAGTGATCTGGAATGTGCATCGATCCCTTGGCAGAAAGCAGATTGCTTTATCTGTCTTGTTGTAGCTGTCACATACATAATAACTGGGGAGAATAGTTTATGATCATAGTGCAAAGCACAGTTGTACGACAGCCTCAAAGAATCCTCTCTTTGGGGGCCTTGGTGTCTGAACTGTTCTTTGTAAAGCTAGAAGCATTTTAATTGATCTTAAAGCTTATGGATGGTGAAGAGATTAACACTTTAAGGTAAAAGGAGAGTATTTGGTAGAAATGTTGGATTTGATTGTGTAGGCCTTTTCCTAGAGGCTGGGTCCAATTCAGGAAGCTGATGTCTACTTTTAAGTCATAAATGGATTGATGCTTGCATATTGTATGGAGTGCCTCTCCTGACAGGAACCCTGCTTGTTTAGATTTGATGTGGGGACCCTACAGCTAGTCTTGATACCAGTGGCAAGATTAGTAACTAGGAAGAGCAGGGCTGAGACTGAACTTCCTGCGAAGATGCAGCAAAGCACCTCCTTTTGTAATGTGTAGGAAAATGAGTAAAGTGCATATCAACATTTTCTTTGAGGGACTAATATATTGGTCTGTTCCAGTTTTATGCTGTGAGTGACATTGGTTTTATGTTTATAGTTGTGTCATTGTGTTGTGCTTTTTGAATTCGTAGCCACATTGAATGTGGGATTAGGTGGGGGATGTACATTTGTTTAAAAAGCTGGTTCCTTGCACCTGACTGTTCCCATCTTTCAGCTGAtgacacagagatctctttcGACCCTGAGAACATTATCACCAACATTGAGATGATTGATGAGGGCTGGTGGCGTGGTTACGGCCCAGACGGACACTTCGGGATGTTCCCTGCCAATTACGTGGAGCTCATTGAATAACTGGCCTACGCTAGAGGAAGAATGCAAGCAATACCTGCAACGTAGAGCTCTATCCATTCCAATTCTTCAAGGTGAAATTGTAAGGCTCATAAAAGTGAAGTGCCGTTGCTCTGCTCCTCTGTTGCTGGAGCAACATCCACAGCTGCCTGGTGAAGCAGAACTCTTCCTTTTgccttcttttttgttttctgtaaCTGGCATTTACAGGTGAAAATAGGAAATCAGTCCTGGCAATGAATAACACTTCAGTTTTTTGAGGGGTGGGAAATCTTTTGAGGATAAAGGCATtagcaaaaaaattgaaaacctCTCCAGATATACTCTCTGAACCTCAGTATGGAGTATTTAGAAGATAGGAAGGGCTTAATAATAAGAAACAGCGTGGCTTATAGTACTTTCTCATTCCATGTGTTGCATCTTCCAAGGTAGCATAAAGGAAGATCTAGAAAAATACCTATGTGACTTAGTATCCTGTTTGTTAATTTATCACTGAGATTTGGTTGCAATCTGCAGGCTGTTTATTCCAAATCACTTCTTTGGAGGAAAATGGATTGCAAGTTGTAGCTTTTGAGAGATGCAATCCGGAGCAAGCCCTGTAAAAATGAATGAGTTGTACAACAGCTCTCCAGTGCTCTTGTGGAGTTCCCTTGCGTTTCAGTATAATAATCAGTCAGTGGAAGAAGATTACACCCATAGACTTCTCTACAGTTTGTGTGAGAATGGAGTTTGTCTGGGTTTTAAATTTTCAAGTGTTAGTGAAGGTTCTTTCATTTTGATTTCAAGCAAAAACCTCACAATATTGTTTCTTCAGATACGACATTGGATATAAAAGCCATCAGTGCAGGCAATAAACAAATGCCCTGGAAGCTGAGTTACCTTTGAACTGTGGTGTACACTGATACAACTAATGCtgtatgtgtgtgaatgtgtgcGTGGGGTGTGTTGAGTGATTCAGTTACTGTAGGAGGACCTTGATTTCTGTATTATCTTTTCtggattttaaatgcttttataaCATTGAGATAAGATTGAGATGCCCTCTCCCCAGTAATTAAGCAaaatagaatataaataaaacatctGGCAGTTGAACATAGGAattatgtctgtctgtgtggacaCTTTGTGTCACTCTGACATCCACTAATCATGTTAACCTAGTAAAGGCATTTGTGGTGCACATGTTGATTCAAATCCTATATTTTACATAGGTTCTGTCAAACTCTCCAACTAGTACCTCTTCATAGTGAACTAATTACAGGTGTAGTTTGCAATTTTAAATTAGCTAATATTTTTAACATTCCTTTTGTTTGTCTCTCTGAAGGAAACTTGGATGAGATTCTCAAGAAACATTCAAAACatttcctgtgtggattcttgGAATAGGGAAATGGATTTTTGTAAAGGAGAATCTTGCAGTTTGCTAGGCCAAATAAATGTCTTGCCAGGTTGAATTACATTGTCCTTTGCCTTATGCATGatgtggttattattattatggaaaTAAGAGCCTCTAGCATAGCTCTTTGATAATCTCATCCAAATAGTTTTCCTTTGATGGCATATAAAAAATGATGTTTTTATAAGATAGTGATCCATTTTCAGAACCCGACTGCTTCATTACTACACATTCCCCTTCTTTCCTAGTCTGAGAACCTAAACCTGAAGTGTTCATTCTGTTTCTAAGTCCGGTTGCTGTGTTATCCTTTTACTCCCACTTCAGTGATCTCCGAATGTACTGTGAATCTTTAAATGCACTTTCCATGCTAACCCACAATATAATTAAAAATCAATCTGGGACCCCCTCTCCCATGAATGGATTTtatcttgtgtagtgttttgctTTGTGTTCAAATTCATCTTTCCTTTCAGGAACAACAAAAGAGTTTCTGCTCAGAGATAGCTGTAGCAGGCCAGCACCAGCTGTGTAGGGATTCTTGAGTGTTCGTTTTTATTAGACTTGTCAACCATCATGCAGAATCATTGCTGTTTACTCCATCTCCTGCTTTTGTTCAAACCTACTTTTTGTCAGCCTTTTTCAATCCACAGAAATTTGGGGTGGAAAAAAGCTTGTATTGGGATGATCcggataattaaaaaaaaaataaagtgatTAAAGTAACTTGTGTGTGCAATATATTTGTGTGTCATTGGGTACTTCAAAATGTTTGACCAAAAAGATCCTTTTGATCAGAGCTATGCGCTTGCAACTAATAATTTTGGTCTCTCTCTTTGCCTACATTTGCCCAATGTTTCCTGGAGTCTATTCTTGGATTCTATCAAACTGTAGCCGCGCTCTTGTCTGTGATTCATTTCCTTCTTCTCCCATGTTAATCTGTATAGGATCTTCATGTCATCTGTTATAAATGCAGAGAAGTCATATAACTTTGAAACAATTGTTACcttatataataacaacaacaacatttgatttatatactatccttcaggataatttaatgtctactcagagcggttt
Above is a genomic segment from Eublepharis macularius isolate TG4126 chromosome 14, MPM_Emac_v1.0, whole genome shotgun sequence containing:
- the DBNL gene encoding drebrin-like protein isoform X1, coding for MALNLSKNGPALQEAYGRVVASASPTDWALFTYEGNSNDLRVAGTGDGGLEEMVEELNSGKVMYAFCRVKDPNSGLPKYVLVNWTGEGVNDVRKGACANHVSTVANFLKGAHVTINARAEEDVEPDAIMEKVAKASGANYNFHKEGSRFLDAGPQAPVGSVYQKTNAMSEIKRVSKDNFWAKAEKDEENRRLEEKRKAEEERQRLEKERRERELQEAALRERRFKERSNEIDAQKKFQQQQETESRDKEKQQWREQEEDHKLQKSFRRSESVEKAQEAASLIAQRSVNPRELFKQRERSMSSEAAAINSQPGKLRSPFLQENTQAEAPVSPVRPAVQDVHPPPVVHSSVHNTPPVSSVPELGDSVRQDNYKPAPPVFQPEVEQDAVYEEPPSERVIYDEPPQEQPEDTNYDYADNYQQNLNLEGKGLCARALYDYQAADDTEISFDPENIITNIEMIDEGWWRGYGPDGHFGMFPANYVELIE
- the DBNL gene encoding drebrin-like protein isoform X4 — its product is MVEELNSGKVMYAFCRVKDPNSGLPKYVLVNWTGEGVNDVRKGACANHVSTVANFLKGAHVTINARAEEDVEPDAIMEKVAKASGANYNFHKEGSRFLDAGPQAPVGSVYQKTNAMSEIKRVSKDNFWAKAEKDEENRRLEEKRKAEEERQRLEKERRERELQEAALRERRFKERSNEIDAQKKFQQQQETESRDKEKQQWREQEEDHKLQKSFRRSESVEKAQEAASLIAQRSVNPRELFKQRERSMSSEAAAINSQPGKLRSPFLQENTQAEAPVSPVRPAVQDVHPPPVVHSSVHNTPPVSSVPELGDSVRQDNYKPAPPVFQPEVEQDAVYEEPPSERVIYDEPPQEQPEDTNYDYADNYQQNLNLEGKGLCARALYDYQAADDTEISFDPENIITNIEMIDEGWWRGYGPDGHFGMFPANYVELIE